The following is a genomic window from Spirochaeta cellobiosiphila DSM 17781.
GAAAATATTTGCATCTTCTAGTGAAATAATTCCCTTATTTCTTTTTTGTATATTTTATCCACTTCATGGCGACGTACTTTTAAGCTTGCAGTCATTTCTTTACCCACTTCAAATTCTCCAGGTAATAGTTTGAATCTAAAGATTCTTTCAAATGCTTTAAAACCAGCCTTAGGACCCACTAAACTTTGTATGATATCATGGTAGAATTCTTCTATTGCCGGTGTTGATACTAGTTCTTCCTTTTCTATAAAGGTAATATTTTTCTCAGTACCAATCTTTTCCAGGTTCTCAAAGTTGGGAACAATAAGGGCTCCTAGGAATTTTTGGTCCTGTCCTACGATTACTGCTGTATCAATATATTCTGATTCGCACAACTTGTTCTCAATTGGTTCGGGTTCAATATTTTCACCACCCATGAGTACTATTGTATCTTTCTCTCTTCCTCTAATGGCTAACTCTCCGTCTAATGTACAAATAGCCAAATCCCCCGTATTAAGCCATCCCTCTTTCAAAACAGCTTCTGTAGCTTCGGGTCTCTTATAGTATCCCCTCATGACTTGAGGACTTTTTACGTGTAAGACCCCTTTCTTTCCAGGGGGTAAGGGGGTGCCTTCTTTATCCAAAATTCTAAATTCTACATCAGGTAATATAGGTCCAATAGTATGGGGGACAGGCATTTTTTGCTTACGAACAGATAAAACAGGGCCTGTTTCTGTTAAACCATAACCTTCGAGAACGGGTATTCCCACAGATCTAAAAAAGTTATCCACATGAGGAGGTAATGCCCCACCCCCAGAGATACCTGCTTTAAAGCTTTTCCCTAATAAACGTTTTAAATTTCCAAAAACTAATAAGTCACCTAGTAATTTTAGAGGAGTGAAAAATACCATAGGTAAGAAAGCAATGATAGAATCATAGATACGGAATTTCTTATGAAATTGTGGTGTCCACCCTCTAAACTGGGTGTAGTAGTGGTTATGTAATCCACCAATGGTAACAAAAAAAACAAATAGTCCCCTCTTTATAGGACTAGAGTTTTTAACTTTACGATAAGCAGATGATCTTATCGATTCCCAAATACGGGGAACAGAGGGGAACCACATGGGGTTAGTTTTTTTCATATCTGCTAATAATATTTTACCAATAGGTTTTGAGTAGGCAATTGATCCCCCATTCAAGGTAATGATGTATTCAACCGCTCTTTCAAAACAATGCCATATGGGCAGAACGGATAACATTACGTCTCCCAGTTCCACATCTAAATAGTTCCCCTGTATCCTATCCACCTGAAAGATAAAGCTGTTATGATGAAGCATTACCCCTTTAGGTTCTCCTGTAGTCCCTGATGTATAAATAATGGTTGCAAGATCTTCACCTGATCCCTTTTCAACTTCTGATTCCCAAACTTTAGGATTCTTTTCTAGTATTTCCTTTCCTCTGTTTAATAACTCTTCATAGGATACTAAATAAATATTATCTGGACAGCTGTCTTTGGGAAAGGTTGATTCAAATACAATTATTGTCTTCAACAAGGGCAGGTCAGTGATGGAGGTCAGTATCTTTTGTAACTGTGTTTTATTTTCTACAAAACAGACAGAACAATCAGCGTGTTTTAGAATAAAGGACATCTCTGTTGCAGTGGAATCACTACCACGTGGGACATTAGACGCCCCCAGACCTAATACAGCCATATCTGCTATATACCATTCTGCCCTATTATCACTCATCACTCCAATATTCTCACCTCTATTGACACCTAAGTCTAATAAAGCAGCTCCCAGTGCGGAAGCTTTATCCCAAACCTGGCTAACTGTCTCTGTTTGGAATTCGCTGGTACTGTCTTTCGTCAGTAAAAGGGGATTTTCGGGAGTACTATCCAATATTGTTTTTAAACGTTTAACTACGGTATCTGTTCCATTAATGCTCATTAAATCTATCCTAGTCGTTATTTTAACCTATGTTTCACAAGTATAGGGGGATTTTCTAACAAAGAAAAGGAATCTCCTTTTCTGAGGTGTAATTATTAATACGTTTAGAGTATAATGTAAAGATTTTACCTATAAGATATTAGTTTCTCATTACCCGACTTTACACGGTAATAGGATAGGACTACCGGTTTGTTACTTTGTGGATCTTCAATGATTTGGGCTTCAACCTGGAAAATCTTTCTAAGATAATCAGTGGTAACAACCTGATGGGGTGTTCCTTGGCATAAGATTTGTCCTGATTTCATTCCTATAAGATAATCTGAGAAACGGGCTGCCAAATTTAGATCATGTAATACCATGACGATTGTTGTTTTTTCTGTTTCATTTAATATTTGAAGCAATTCAAGTATTTCTAATTGATAAGACATATCCAGATAAGTTGTTGGTTCATCCAGTAAAATAATAGAACTCTGTTGGGCTAATGCCATACCTATCCAAGCTCTTTGTCTTTGACCTCCAGATAGATTGTCTACTTCCTTATGTCTTATATCTTCCAGTTCTGTTGCCTTTAGTGCCCAATCGATCTGCCTGTAATCCTCATGCTTTAACTTTCCCCAAGCTTTTTGATGGGGAAAGCGTCCATAGCTTACGAGCTCTTCAACTGTAATTCCCTCAGGGGTTGAAGGGGATTGAGGCAGAATGGCCATTTGTTGTGCCAGTATATTTGTTGGCATATCATGAATGTTTTGTCCATCAAGGAAAATCATCCCTTTTTGGATAGAAAGAATTCGCCCTATACTTTTAAGTAAAGTTGATTTACCACACCCATTTGGTCCTACAATGGTAGTTATTTTTTTTTCAGGTATAAAAATAGATAAATCCTCCAATATAGGCGTTTTGCCATAACTGGCTGTTATTTGCTCAACTTTAATATTCATAGATTTTTTTTCCTTCCCTTTAGCATTAATAGAATGAAGTAGGGGGCTCCAATTATGGAAACCATAATCCCTGCTGGAATTTCACTGGGAGATATAATGGTTCGACCTATCGTATCAGCGATAAGGACAAAGAGAGCTCCTAATAAGGCACTTGATGGAATAAGAATAGCATGACGGGTCCCAAATAAACGACGTGCCATATGAGGACCCATTAATCCTATAAAACTAATACTACCAGTGAAGGCCACAGACACAGCTGCCAAAGCAATACTGAGAAATAGTAGGATTGCCTTTTCTTTTTTTAGGGCTAAGCCCAAACCTAAGGCTGTATCATCGCCAGTAGCCAATATATCAAGATGTTTTCTTTTAAAAAAAAGAGTCACCACACAGACAGCTATCCAGGGAAGCATAGCTTTCACATAATTCCAATTAGAAGACCAAATACTGCCTGCTTGCCAGCGAGCGAGAAATTCATGTTGGGAATCATCGAATCCTATAACAATGAGTGACATGAGAGCAAAGATTCCCGCTTGAATAGCCACTCCATTTAAAATTAACCTAATCGGGTGAAGACCCCTATCGCCATTCTTTGATAGGAGATAGATAGCGAAGCCAGATAAGGCCCCTCCAAATAAAGCAAAGAAAGGAAGGGCATATATTGAGGTTACATTCATAGTTCCTCCTAACGCAATGGAAAGGACAACTATCAACCCTGCACCAGCATTTATTCCCAACAGTCCAGGGCCAGACAGAGGATTCTGAGTGATACCTTGTAAAATGAGACCTGATAAAGCCAATCCCATTCCTGTCATTAAGGCAATAACAATTCTAGGTAGTCTGAAATCCAGTAGAATTAAGTTATATTTAGGTTCTCCCTGAAACAAGAATACTTTTATGATTTCCAGAATGGGAATGGGGGTAAAACCAGTGTTGATACTAATGCCTGTTGTGAGCGCTAGTATCATGAATATTAAGGGTATACCTAAGCAAGTTTTTCTCTTTATATGATTCATCTTCTGCGTTCTCTTCTGGCAAAATATAAGAAGGCAGGGACTCCAATAAGAGATATTAATGTTCCTATGGGGATATCAGATTGAGAAAAGAAAAAACGTGCTGCTAAGTCAGCACTTACCAGTAGAATAGCGCCAAATAATCCTGTAAGTGGTAGTAATTGCCTAAAGTCAGACCCTACTATTTTTCTGGCAATATGTGGTACTATTATTCCAACGAAGGATACGACACCTGCTAAGGCAGTTGATATTCCTGATAGAATAACCACAATAAGAATACTTATAAAACGTAGTCTACTTGTATGTATACCAAGACTTTTTGCTGTCTCTTCTCCTAATGCCAATAAGGTTAAATGTTTGGTGAGAGCTAAGCTAAGGAGCGCTGCACCTAATAAAAAAGGCGCTCCTAATTGTAATTGTCTTCCCTTTGTTGAACTAACTGATCCCATGGTCCAGAAAGAAAGGTTTTGACTTACTTCACCATAGAGAGCGATTCCTTGACTTAAAGCAGTTAACAGAGTTGTAATCGCAGCTCCTGCTAATATAAGTTTTAAGGGGCTCTTTCCTCCTGGAATGGCGTAGCTTATTCCAAATACTATTAAAGCGGCCCCTGCAGAGCCCACAAAAGAGAATAGCAATCGTGCTCCATAGCTTAGCTGAGGAAGAAAAACCATACTTACTGCTACCGCAAACCCTCCACCAGCACTCAATCCCATTAACCCAGAATCTGCTAAGGGATTACCGGTCACTCCCTGCATAATAGCACCCGCCATGGCAAGGGACATCCCTATTAGAGCTGCCGTTAACGTTCTGGCCAGGCGTAATTCTCTAACCATGAGATGATCCATATTATCAGGTTCAAATTGCCAGAAGGCAGAATATATTTGATGGAGACTTATAGGGGCTGCCCCCTGTGTTAGAGACAAAAACATAATGAATATGAGAAGAGGCAGTCCAAGACACAGTAATGTTCTGGTAACTGCCTTTGCATTATTTAGAGACATCTTTTGTGTGCTTTACTGAAGCTTATCAATTATAAAATTAACAGTATATTCAGTGGATAAGGGACTAATCGAATGGCCAGGTCCTTTAATGACAAATACATGATTTTCTTTAGCTGCTGTTAAGTTTTGCCATACGGGATTGGAACGTAATTCTTCAAACACAGATTCATTTCCAGCAAATACATTAACGAATAAGAAGTCAGGGTTCATCTGTGCCAGTTTTTCCAAAGGAAGACTCTCATAGTCTTTGCTTATAGTGAAACCTTCTGGTGTTAGTAATCCTAATCCTGTCGTCTCATCATAAATATCTGATCTGTATGTGTAGAACAATCTATCTAAGCCCATCATTGATATCAACATGACTGTTTTATCTTCGTATTTGTTTATAAAACTACTTCTTGCTTCTGACAGTGTGCTATCCACTACAGCTATGGCTTCTTCCGCTTTCTCTGGTTCTCCTATGGCCTGAGCTACTTCTCTCAAGCTTAATCTCCAATCAAATCTGGTTTCTGGACCAAAGACGACAACAGGGGCTATTTTGCTTAGATTCGTTACATCTACATCACTAATATCATAAACTTGGTCCATTATCAGATCAGGCCTAAGTTCTACAACAGACTCAAGATTGACTTCCCTATCTCCAACGTCTACTATTCCTTCCATATCATGTGTTTTAAAGGGGGGCCATGTTTCGATATACCAATTCGCATTACTGGCTCCAACAGGTTTCACCTCTAGCATTGTAAGTGCTTCCCAAAGTGGGAGGTAGGTTACTACAATATCAGTGGGCTTATTGTTTAGTTCTACTTCTCTTCCTACTGCATCAACATAGTGATAGCTGTTTGAGGAAGGTGATTTATCTTTTTGTCCTCCAGCGAAGACATAACTGCTTCCCATACATAATAGGATAGTTGAAAAAGTTATCAAATTCTTAATCATTATTTCCTCCATGTTCATTGTGCTTAACAGCTGCACAATATGGTATTAACAAATAGTAATTTATATGGATTTTTTACTAAGAAGCGGCGTACTGTTTGGGGGACTGTCCTACATACTTTTTAAAGGCCCGACTAAAGTACAGGGCATCATCGTAGCCCACTTTGTTTGATACCTCATTTATTCGGTATCCACCTCTACGAATGAGTTGTTTGGCTAGATTAAGACGGGATTCCATAATGTATTGCTTTGGACTCATCCCTACTTCTTTTTTGAATTGGTAGCTGAAAGATTTTGAACTCATATGGAACTTATCAGCAAGTGACTCAATAGTTAGTTTCTTGTGAAAGTTCTTATCAATATAATTTTTAATAGTGCACACTGATTCATCTGCATCTGAATAGAGGAAAATGGTTTCAATGAGCTGAAAGAACAAAGACTTCATACCCAAGGTAAGGAACTGATCATTTTTTCTGCTTAATGACCACATATCAATGGCTATATTCGATATGAGATCATGTTGGGTGGGAGTAATAGCCACAGAATAGTGTTTTCGTATCAGTGAATCTCTTAGTCTGCATTTTTCATTTCCACATTCATAATGAAGAAGTATATATTCCCATTTACTATTACCCAGTACTTCTTTACTAAGGGACATAGAGCCTCCGGCATGGAGTACCATATTAGGATTGAGTATATACTCTGAATCATCAATTTTGTAGCGGGCCTGCCCCGATAAAGGAATAACAAAACCGCAAAGGCCTGATACAGTCTTAACTCCTTCACTTTTTCTACCTGATTCTATGGAATAGCGACTAATGTCCTTTATCGATATATTAGCAGAACCATATTGGTTAATAATTGTATGATAGTTATATTTCATATCATTTACAATTTTAGTCAGGTTTATTGCATTTTAGCAATATGTTAATGGGAGTTAAGAGATGGGATTTCTAACAAAACATAATCTTCCTTAGAGATCTATAACTTTGTATAAAAACAGATACACAAGAGGATATATCAGATTGATGTTTGTTCACAGGGAAGGGGATCAATCCTTAAGAGCAGTAATAACTTTTGTCAAGAATTTACCTTTAACAGTGTTCAAGACCTTTTTTTCTTAATATTTCCAAAGGGAATCGTTCTTTATCCTATAAGATTAAGAACTCTGCTTCACCAATATAAACTTTTTCGTTTATACTGATGGCCAATTTATCAACATACAATTATGAGGAGAATAGACTAATGAGAATGTCTAAAATGGTGGGACAACGAATCAAAGAAACTCCCAGGGATGCCTCAACGGCAAGCCATATATACTTAATTCGAGGTGGTTATGTAAGACCAGTTTCTGCCGGAATCTATTCTCTATTACCATTAGCTAAAAGAATAACAACTAAGATTGAAAAGATCATTCGTGAAGAAATGAATAAAATAGAAGGACAAGAGGTATTAATGCCTGTTGTCCTACCTCAGGAATTATGGGAAGAGTCGGGCAGAGCACAAACGGTAGGTCCAGAATTATTAAAATTTAAAGATAGAAATGGGAAAGATATGTTGTTAGGGATGACTCATGAGGAAGCCATCTGTCACTTAACAAGAACAGAGCTTACTAGCTATAAACAATTACCAGTGATGCTTTATCAAATCCAGACCAAATATCGTGATGAAGCTAGACCAAGAGCCGGGCTTATACGAGTACGGGAATTTACAATGAAAGATGGATATTCCTTTCATGTTAACCAAGAAGATTTACAACAGTATTACACAAAAGCTCATGATGCGTATGAAAATATATATCATAGAATGGGAATGCCTAATGTTGTCTCTATAGAATCAGATTCTGGAATGATGGGGGGATCCATTAGTCATGAGTTCATGGCTTTGGCTGATTGTGGTGAGGATACTCTCTTTATATCTCCTGATGGTAGTTATAAGGCCAATAGGGAAGTAGCTTATAGCAAGCTGAATTATAAGAAAGAAGCTCTCCTTCCTATAGAAAAAGTTCACACTCCCGGAACAAAGACGATAGATGATTTAGCACAGTTTTTGAATATTGATGCCAGTGATACTTGTAAAGCTGTATTCTATCGTGATAGTTCTGGATCGTTGGTGTTTGTTAATATTCGAGGAGATCTCGAGGTGAACGAAGCCAAACTCAAAAAAGCTCTTCAAAGCCCTGAATTAAGCTTTGCAACAGATGAAGAGATTCTTGCTATTGGCGCAGTTCCGGGATATGCCTCCTTATACAATATAGACAAGAGTAAGTGCCGGATTGTCCTTGATTACTCAGCTGCTGAGAGTACAAATCTCGTAGTAGGGGCCAACGAGACTGATTATCATTTAAAGAATTTTAATTATACAAGAGACAGTGGCTGCAGTGATGTTGCCATTGTTACTGATATAGCTACAGTCAGAGAAGGGGATCCTTGTCCTTTAACGGGGGAACCTTTGCTATTGAGACGAGGAATCGAAGTTGGAAATATTTTCCAATTAGGTACTAAATATTCAGAACCTATGAAGGTCAACTATCTGGACCAGAATGGTAAAAGTCATCCTATGGTAATGGGGTGTTATGGGATTGGTGTAGGACGTTCAATGGCTTCTGTTATTGAACAGTCCCATGATGATTATGGTCCTATTTGGCCAATGTCCATAGCCCCTTTTCAAGTCCATATATGTGCTCTTAACATCAAAAAGGATGGTATTAGAGAGGCTGCTGAAAAACTTTATCAAGATCTTTTAAGTAAGGGAATAGAAGTTCTCTATGATGATCGTGGAGAAAAAGCAGGCTTTATGTTCAATGATGCTGACTTAATTGGAGTTCCTTTACGTGTTGTCATATCTCCTAAAACTTTAGAGGAGAATCAAATCGAATTTAAAACGCGTGATGGGAAAGTTAATGAGAGAGTGTCTTTGGATGATGTTTTGACTCGTATAGTAAGTG
Proteins encoded in this region:
- a CDS encoding ABC transporter substrate-binding protein, whose amino-acid sequence is MIKNLITFSTILLCMGSSYVFAGGQKDKSPSSNSYHYVDAVGREVELNNKPTDIVVTYLPLWEALTMLEVKPVGASNANWYIETWPPFKTHDMEGIVDVGDREVNLESVVELRPDLIMDQVYDISDVDVTNLSKIAPVVVFGPETRFDWRLSLREVAQAIGEPEKAEEAIAVVDSTLSEARSSFINKYEDKTVMLISMMGLDRLFYTYRSDIYDETTGLGLLTPEGFTISKDYESLPLEKLAQMNPDFLFVNVFAGNESVFEELRSNPVWQNLTAAKENHVFVIKGPGHSISPLSTEYTVNFIIDKLQ
- a CDS encoding ABC transporter ATP-binding protein; translated protein: MNIKVEQITASYGKTPILEDLSIFIPEKKITTIVGPNGCGKSTLLKSIGRILSIQKGMIFLDGQNIHDMPTNILAQQMAILPQSPSTPEGITVEELVSYGRFPHQKAWGKLKHEDYRQIDWALKATELEDIRHKEVDNLSGGQRQRAWIGMALAQQSSIILLDEPTTYLDMSYQLEILELLQILNETEKTTIVMVLHDLNLAARFSDYLIGMKSGQILCQGTPHQVVTTDYLRKIFQVEAQIIEDPQSNKPVVLSYYRVKSGNEKLISYR
- a CDS encoding FecCD family ABC transporter permease, with the protein product MNHIKRKTCLGIPLIFMILALTTGISINTGFTPIPILEIIKVFLFQGEPKYNLILLDFRLPRIVIALMTGMGLALSGLILQGITQNPLSGPGLLGINAGAGLIVVLSIALGGTMNVTSIYALPFFALFGGALSGFAIYLLSKNGDRGLHPIRLILNGVAIQAGIFALMSLIVIGFDDSQHEFLARWQAGSIWSSNWNYVKAMLPWIAVCVVTLFFKRKHLDILATGDDTALGLGLALKKEKAILLFLSIALAAVSVAFTGSISFIGLMGPHMARRLFGTRHAILIPSSALLGALFVLIADTIGRTIISPSEIPAGIMVSIIGAPYFILLMLKGRKKNL
- a CDS encoding proline--tRNA ligase — its product is MRMSKMVGQRIKETPRDASTASHIYLIRGGYVRPVSAGIYSLLPLAKRITTKIEKIIREEMNKIEGQEVLMPVVLPQELWEESGRAQTVGPELLKFKDRNGKDMLLGMTHEEAICHLTRTELTSYKQLPVMLYQIQTKYRDEARPRAGLIRVREFTMKDGYSFHVNQEDLQQYYTKAHDAYENIYHRMGMPNVVSIESDSGMMGGSISHEFMALADCGEDTLFISPDGSYKANREVAYSKLNYKKEALLPIEKVHTPGTKTIDDLAQFLNIDASDTCKAVFYRDSSGSLVFVNIRGDLEVNEAKLKKALQSPELSFATDEEILAIGAVPGYASLYNIDKSKCRIVLDYSAAESTNLVVGANETDYHLKNFNYTRDSGCSDVAIVTDIATVREGDPCPLTGEPLLLRRGIEVGNIFQLGTKYSEPMKVNYLDQNGKSHPMVMGCYGIGVGRSMASVIEQSHDDYGPIWPMSIAPFQVHICALNIKKDGIREAAEKLYQDLLSKGIEVLYDDRGEKAGFMFNDADLIGVPLRVVISPKTLEENQIEFKTRDGKVNERVSLDDVLTRIVSEIDVRMQELEAIH
- a CDS encoding AMP-dependent synthetase/ligase, producing the protein MSINGTDTVVKRLKTILDSTPENPLLLTKDSTSEFQTETVSQVWDKASALGAALLDLGVNRGENIGVMSDNRAEWYIADMAVLGLGASNVPRGSDSTATEMSFILKHADCSVCFVENKTQLQKILTSITDLPLLKTIIVFESTFPKDSCPDNIYLVSYEELLNRGKEILEKNPKVWESEVEKGSGEDLATIIYTSGTTGEPKGVMLHHNSFIFQVDRIQGNYLDVELGDVMLSVLPIWHCFERAVEYIITLNGGSIAYSKPIGKILLADMKKTNPMWFPSVPRIWESIRSSAYRKVKNSSPIKRGLFVFFVTIGGLHNHYYTQFRGWTPQFHKKFRIYDSIIAFLPMVFFTPLKLLGDLLVFGNLKRLLGKSFKAGISGGGALPPHVDNFFRSVGIPVLEGYGLTETGPVLSVRKQKMPVPHTIGPILPDVEFRILDKEGTPLPPGKKGVLHVKSPQVMRGYYKRPEATEAVLKEGWLNTGDLAICTLDGELAIRGREKDTIVLMGGENIEPEPIENKLCESEYIDTAVIVGQDQKFLGALIVPNFENLEKIGTEKNITFIEKEELVSTPAIEEFYHDIIQSLVGPKAGFKAFERIFRFKLLPGEFEVGKEMTASLKVRRHEVDKIYKKEIRELFH
- a CDS encoding FecCD family ABC transporter permease translates to MSLNNAKAVTRTLLCLGLPLLIFIMFLSLTQGAAPISLHQIYSAFWQFEPDNMDHLMVRELRLARTLTAALIGMSLAMAGAIMQGVTGNPLADSGLMGLSAGGGFAVAVSMVFLPQLSYGARLLFSFVGSAGAALIVFGISYAIPGGKSPLKLILAGAAITTLLTALSQGIALYGEVSQNLSFWTMGSVSSTKGRQLQLGAPFLLGAALLSLALTKHLTLLALGEETAKSLGIHTSRLRFISILIVVILSGISTALAGVVSFVGIIVPHIARKIVGSDFRQLLPLTGLFGAILLVSADLAARFFFSQSDIPIGTLISLIGVPAFLYFARRERRR
- a CDS encoding helix-turn-helix transcriptional regulator, producing the protein MKYNYHTIINQYGSANISIKDISRYSIESGRKSEGVKTVSGLCGFVIPLSGQARYKIDDSEYILNPNMVLHAGGSMSLSKEVLGNSKWEYILLHYECGNEKCRLRDSLIRKHYSVAITPTQHDLISNIAIDMWSLSRKNDQFLTLGMKSLFFQLIETIFLYSDADESVCTIKNYIDKNFHKKLTIESLADKFHMSSKSFSYQFKKEVGMSPKQYIMESRLNLAKQLIRRGGYRINEVSNKVGYDDALYFSRAFKKYVGQSPKQYAAS